A window of the Lactuca sativa cultivar Salinas chromosome 5, Lsat_Salinas_v11, whole genome shotgun sequence genome harbors these coding sequences:
- the LOC111892451 gene encoding uncharacterized protein LOC111892451, with protein sequence MNNRTSTDTKWLCETPIHSDVEAKLRGFLVESANSDRILGIQVCAYKDGKVIIDTAAGVMGKDDPRPVQLDTLFPVFSATKGVTAGMIHWLADKGILKLDENIANFWPEFAVNGKDKLKVHHVLDHTSGLHNALAGITEDHVSFCDWDECLKRIAMATPETEPGSEQFYHYLSYGWLCGGIIEHASGKKFKDILEEAFVRPLNVEGELFIGIPSNVESRLATSSIDTSEFISSPPPTAEPPVDKQPYAAMPSSLVPAVLPALVNLCNIVEGRRAIVPAANGNCSARALARYYAALVDGGTIPSPHSSTTDSHTTAVTKIFNNPKSKIHDAFLGTGDYKDLALPDGKFGLGFKRIKSTEGLMIGFGHAGLGGSTGYGDINNRFSISVTVNNMSFMAFTTAEVIRFVCSELDLPVPEDYAGSRQFHEKPVIN encoded by the exons ATGAATAACAGAACATCCACAGATACAAAATGGTTATGTGAAACTCCAATCCATTCTGATGTAGAGGCAAAGCTTCGGGGCTTCTTGGTTGAATCAGCGAATTCTGATAGAATACTTGGAATCCAG GTTTGTGCATACAAAGATGGGAAAGTGATCATTGATACTGCAGCCGGAGTAATGGGAAAAGATGATCCTCGTCCAGTTCAGCTTGATACCTTGTTTCCTGTTTTCTCTGCAACTAAGGGTGTCACCGCAGGAATGATACATTGGCTGGCTGATAAGGG GATACTGAAACTTGACGAAAATATCGCAAACTTTTGGCCCGAGTTTGCTGTAAATGGAAAAGATAAGTTAAAG GTTCATCATGTACTTGATCATACATCTGGCCTACACAATGCTCTTGCTGGCATTACTGAGGACCACGTGtcattttgtgattgggatgagTGCTTAAAACGCATTGCAATGGCCACACCCGAGACCGAGCCTGGTAGTGAACAGTTCTATCATTATCTGTCCTATGGTTGGCTATGTGGTGGGATTATTGAG CATGCATCGGGGAAGAAGTTTAAGGATATTCTTGAAGAAGCTTTTGTACGCCCACTTAATGTGGAGGGAGAGCTTTTTATAGGGATTCCTTCAA ATGTGGAATCGCGTCTGGCAACTTCTTCGATCGATACAAGTGAATTTATTAGCTCTCCCCCTCCAACCGCCGAACCCCCGGTGGATAAACAACCTTACGCCGCCATGCCATCCTCCCTCGTGCCGGCGGTGCTTCCTGCCCTTGTTAACTTATGCAACATAGTTGAAGGCCGCCGTGCCATAGTACCTGCTGCCAATGGAAACTGCTCGGCTCGTGCTTTGGCCCGCTACTATGCCGCCCTTGTGGACGGCGGCACCATCCCTTCACCCCATTCCTCAACCACCGACAGCCATACAACCGCCGTGACTAAAATCTTTAACAACCCTAAATCGAAAATTCATGACGCGTTTTTGGGAACCGGAGATTATAAGGATTTAGCCTTACCGGATGGGAAATTTGGGCTTGGTTTTAAGAGGATTAAATCAACTGAGGGTTTGATGATCGGGTTTGGTCATGCGGGTTTAGGTGGTTCGACAGGATACGGTGACATCAACAATCGGTTTTCTATTTCTGTGACTGTAAACAATATGTCTTTCATGGCTTTCACCACCGCGGAGGTAATCCGGTTTGTTTGCTCAGAACTTGATCTTCCCGTACCTGAAGATTATGCGGGATCTAGGCAGTTTCATGAGAAACCGGTAATCAATTAA